DNA sequence from the Malus sylvestris chromosome 10, drMalSylv7.2, whole genome shotgun sequence genome:
acttttgagaattgtgattgccctccattgatgaagctcttgttggcaccataaattggttttgcttcacactgtcttgatcaagagtgtgttaagcttttgagaattgtggttgaactcctttgatgaagctcttgttggcaccataaattggttttgcttcaacgatcttgatcaagagtgcgtgaaacttttgagaattgtggttgccctccattgatgaagctcttgttggcaccataaattggttttgcttcacactgtcttgatcaagagtgtgtgaagcttttgaaaattatggttgccctccattgatgaagctcttgttggcactgtggatgcaaatttcttcctcctcgatgttggacgattttgcacctacaaaacaattaacaccttaggttaaggccaagagcctcacgcgcccacgatgaatgggagggggggctttggctgaagaacctccgatgccaaagttagaatttagagagaaagagtgtttagagaattttgggatttttgccaaagtgttcgAATTCgtttttttggtgagaataggaACCTATTTATAGGGTTAGGCTTGTCCCttttttgagaagaaatggccggccttaatgGGGATTTTTAGGTtgaaattttggtttaattagccaatttattggctaattaacccTAAAGGAATAAATTGGTGGTTACCAAATTGATTAATTTGCATAAATGGGATAATAAAGAGGGAAAAATGGAAAAAGGTAAAGAGAAAGGATGGTGACCGGTTTTGACTAgctttagggttgaattggatgtattttgtggttaattGGGTGATAAATTTGgtgattaatgaattaattaggaattaattcattaattagccaattaatctctaTTTTATGGGATAACTTataggttatgaagtaattacctataatgaggatggatgagataaattggaattggttaccttttttggagcaattttgacttggttgaggatgattgtccgctgctcgcgcgtaggaatctcggtatgcctcaagggtatttttgtcctcttttgtccaaaagtccacgtgtcgcctagtgaatatttttggctccacaaatgcccccacacctgttgggctgcttgtaagaaagggcagcaggtgtagagatcttcttgcttcaGGAAACGTAggattgcttcctattttgatgttgattctctctttaataggaaattagatccttctaggaaagggaaataaatttctctcaaatcctatttaagtccaccttaagtgggttattaaatcaactttggagagcgatttattctaccctacaagagagagatagcttagaggatatttgttccccctcctctagcaatcttctacatcttgcccgtgcaaatgaccgtctttcgttgttttcttcgtcttcttcgtgccgcaccaatgtaagaaaaatttaatttttcttgccttattcttggatagtgctattgcggggtagccgtcggggtggtgcggcacgtcggctggcaggggccaggagctggctcggcatgagctgaggagatgtcgtggcagggaccactgcttgggcagcttggcttggcttgagccaagggcagcttgtgcagcTGGGGTCGAGGATTGTGGCGCTAGGGCACAGTGTtaggcgagccgcatggctcatgtcctttgggctcttggacctgactcgggccaggctggcgattgagcgaaataaggagattgcgggtctcatgggctgctggaatgttgggcatgcaggccttcTGCCTGttggaatgctgggttgagctcccatgctgagtaccatgaatgtcgttggctgcttagtcttctttgctgaaagaaaggtaggctgctccagaaagatgaggtaaagaggatcaaggcggatgcattggctcgtctgatcgctgtcgtggagcttactatgaatgaagatggaaagaagagatcttccccgcctgctcatgagatgcctagttaaaaaaactgaagacttcttctgctgctcatgagggtccgcttgctaccgagaggtatgtgattgacttgactttttccaaggGGACGAAAAATAAGGCTgatagatctgagcatgtggcgcctTTGGAGAGgtttgctattatgaagagcgataaggttgactctgctgctaaagtggcgtcAAGGCCCATTCCTTATGTTGTTGAGACTAATTCGCCTGCTGGGAATGAGGAGACTGCTCACgtaggcagctgtgagaaatccattAAGCCTGCTTATGGGGAGGCCGCTGAGatctatgtgcttttgaaaccagatctcttGAAAACATGGATGCTTGTGcgaagtttgttgatggcgttagAAAGGTGTTTGCCCAAGCTcgtttgcgaagcatacgacccaattATAGAATGACTTCTCtacttgctatgatgcagatatagcaaggctactAAGGAGACGGCAAATACTATGGCAAATtctgagctcgttgctttgaaggggtctcaTATGTCTACCCCCACTCCTTTGCAGCTTGGGACCGTTCGCCAaaagatcgttgacttgaagactaggcttgacgcgatccaagttaagcatGAAAGTGCATAGAAGGAGATttgatgttacatacctcagattcaagatcttgagtttgcagtttctgagcttcgtttcgctgcttatgctaagaaggtagtggatgagctgcagcacgtccgtgttagtctgcttaagaagaatgagcagctgaagggtgagaatgatgggcttgaggttttaagaccttctctatttctccggaagacttgcttgcttttacttttaaggcttccattggtgaagtaattGGAGAAGTTAATGCCCAGGTTGGGCAGTCGGGGGTGAAGCaccggatgatgccgctgctaagagcgttacggctgctgaaggtgtagcgaccgagtagtcgtgggatgtccaagccggtgtagtgtagtattctacgtagcctttaggattttctttgtttttccttgtagctcttgtttttcttgaactcattcggcctttgctagttgtttataaacatgttttccttcatcttcgcttcttttgttcacgctttaacctttagacttgatagaccagtggcaggcatgctacttttttataagcagacaagctcgcgtagtctatgcagccgtaggtgttggtgtagaactttgcaaagttgttagccatagggttggcagccggatgccttacttacagaagcagacaagtccgagtaaccactaggctgttaaccttgactttcttcaattccgtaggttgcgtaacaagtatcacaacactttaggacttggtgtaggttgttccgcgcttggcagagctgaagcttatcgactacgtagcatgtcggcagttgataaaacttcgtatatgcacgctagcttgtttaacctttcacaagaatgtgcagttgtataagtctagcgcggctttactgctcgaagggcaagccgtaggcagtcttccggaatccgtaggctaccttagtgcattcggtagcagctttagggttccagggcagtcgtctgtagggcgtactgcataatgtgccccctccgtctctagggcccggttccctacggattaggccaagaggcccaaaatccttcagttagctaagccttgaaaaagaccattgtggctacttctaggaatcccggcgcaagccatcgtgcatctagttatactagggcagccaggctcatccacgtctggatattcagagtgtaaagtttatcctcccgtcttggagagctaacccatatgggtgtcggggaattggtttaccctctcgcactggagagcatggttggtccttcggggggcgcaattcctgcgatgagtccctaagaagggcgcattcttcttttgaagtgcaggaatgatcagttgttgtaagcatgcagccgagccaagttgtgattacttctgaatttctcattgaaaaatgagtgaaacgaacgagaacttaactgtaaggtaggaactgcataacaactggatagtcctcagtttgtgaggtggtgcccgtcgagctatTTGAGTCTTCAGGCTTTGATGTAGcaggaggtcacacatggtacttcctcatattgtaggcgttccactgcttttcgatctttttgtcgtttcatggtggcgaagatgtaattactcttgccgcctactctgctgaGCTTGtatggaccttcccagatgggatccatatttttggatgtttcggcctgcctattgccttgaggatatctcagcatggacatatgttgcttgatgccatattttttgaagaacttcgccaaatctttgcccacgaattgcaggccgttgttggtgacgatggattaagggatgccaaatcggtaaatgatgttcctccatatgaagcgctctatgtccgtctgaatcgTGGTCGTCATAGGCTATGCTtccacctatttggtgaagtagtcgattGCCACGAACCACGGCTGCTCGcaagcctttgtagttggatgcgtcgTTGACATGCgaatgccagaaatctccattaaGGGAATATGTACAGCTAAAGTGTGCTCGACTGCCTTCGGGGCATCGTTGGGtcgagttgttgcgttcgtcagaaaactttgcatctgccagggtctacgcctttatcgtcgccggtttggattcggcggaatagtgcgtcatgatgtTGACTGCAGGTAACTGTAGAattagtcgggcccccagctcttctcgcatgatggtagagcttattgctactttagataccgtcaaacaggcgaataagtcctccgctgcttctagggaggtgatgtcgggtacttcttcaagtccttgaatgtgcattggcgagcctatCCCAaggtgcatgcttctctgctaaagcaaaagagtctgccagagttagatcttctttcatgatcaattttctgaatagcgggtggtctgctggaagtcctttttggaaggctgctctagctatcgagtcgttgcatccgactatttttgccttctctactttgaacctcctcacatagtcgcgaagcgactcctttgggttcttcttgacgtcgaacaaatggtcagacttctttttgatcgagcgatatgatgaatattctttggtgaaaaccaaagaaagttcgtagaaattccggatggattgtggcggcagggtgtagaaccaatcttgcgcctcgccttgtagagtggtggcgaatatcttgcacatgagatcatcgttgtttcgataaaggatcattgcactttggtaacgttttaagtgtctctccgggtcttcatcccctttgaaagatgtgaaatgtggcatgctgaactcgcgtggaggctctgcctgctcaatctcctccgtgaagggtgacctgcttatgttggttatgttccgtcgtagcgcctcgtcggtgacctcgttgcgttggaaatcatgcaatcgcttggtcaagagtctctctacttcttcctgaatttgcctttgttggggtagcggagctctcggctgcccccagtcatgacttgctggtctaggctgctcttccatgtgtttggctcgtctatgccgcggatgcagtgcatgtgatgcgttcctagtaggcgagcgagttcttcgcatgctgctggttgaacttgagctggattgagtgactgcttctctccgttcgtcgtgctgcctactctgatgtgaggtggaggacgctccttgtgggcttagctgcgaatagatactttgcccggaaggttgttcatgttgactatcggagtataaccccaaccgtgaatgtatgctcctctgtgggcctagtcgagagtgaaTGCTCCTTCGTGCTAtaagacgggaatgtacactgcccaaacgttcggctcgtggctggtcgagtggctgcttaccgggacgctgctggaaatgttcgtctgcccttgtcctaattcgggatacctcgtccggggcacgttggatcccgatacgttgcaaaagttgattcaccaaggttttctgttgtgcaagggtgctcgtcaactctatgacttgtcgagacaagtgttgttcgccatttggattggaagagcttggaaggaatgcgcctccttgggcagtggaaaggtggtagactccgggcgcgagatttgagttgggaaatgtcaaatccgtgaaaaaatgtggtgagaatgcccccggcttgATGGTAGGttcggatggttgagatagtcttgggccgacttgggctgcttggaaagccacgggagcaggctgggccgtgagagtgggctgctcgaaagaagcaggctggaccatgggagtgggttgctcgtcgggagcaggctgggtcatgagcaggctgcttggcaggagcaggctgggccaccggagtgggctgctcgacgaaagcaggctgggccacgggagtgggttgctcatcgggagcaggctgggtcacgagagcaggctgggccacgggagtgggctgcttggcaggagccggctgggccaccggagtgggctgctcgacgaaagcaggctgggccacgggagtgggctgctcgtcgggagcaggctgggtcacgagagcaggctgctcggcaggagcaggttgggccgtgagagtgggttgctcgtcgggagcaggctgggtcacgagagcaggctgcttggcaggagcaggctgggccacgggagtgggctgcttggcaggagccggctgggccaccggagtgggctgctcgacgaaagcaggttgggccacgggagtgggctgctcgtcgggagcaggctgggtcacgagagcaggctgctcggcaggagcaggttgggccgtgagagtgggttgcttgacgggagcaggctggatcacggaagcaggctgctcaatgcgcggtgcatgtgaatgcgaggcttgggcttgggtccacgtaaacttggatggcacggcttggatcgtggtcttggtaccgtgagccttggatggcacggctcgggccgttgtgaaggctccatggaccttgccacgagtggctaccgaagtagccaccgcggtggt
Encoded proteins:
- the LOC126584679 gene encoding uncharacterized protein LOC126584679, translated to MGTTVVATSVATRGEVHGAFTTATMGTTAVATSVATRGKVHGAFTTARAVPSKAHGTKTTIQAVPSKFTWTQAQASHSHAPRIEQPASVIQPAPVKQPTLTAQPAPAEQPALVTQPAPDEQPTPVAQPAFVEQPTPVAQPAPAKQPTPVAQPAPAKQPALVTQPAPDEQPTLTAQPAPAEQPALVTQPAPDEQPTPVAQPAFVEQPTPVAQPAPAKQPTPVAQPALVTQPAPDEQPTPVAQPAFVEQPTPVAQPAPAKQPAHDPACSRRATHSHGPACFFRAAHSHGPACSRGFPSSPSRPKTISTIRTYHQAGGILTTFFHGFDISQLKSRARSLPPFHCPRRRIPSKLFQSKWRTTLVSTSHRVDEHPCTTENLGESTFATYRDPTCPGRGIPN